A stretch of DNA from Odontesthes bonariensis isolate fOdoBon6 chromosome 2, fOdoBon6.hap1, whole genome shotgun sequence:
AAGTAGACAGACGCCGCAGACCTGCAGTCTCCCGCCTGAGCGCTCTTATAGAACTGTTTATTTCTGATGAAAGAGTCAAGATGTCAAACAGATTTGTGATGACTGTTGTGTCCTTTCATGTGAGTAACACTGCAGCTTCTTGTCCCCTAGGCGACTGTTGTCATGACACAATGACACCTGACCTGACAGACCGACAGACATCAGCACCTTCTCCCGACCTCTGACCGACCTTTGACACCTGTATGACTCACTGCTAGCACGAGTACAGAGTAGCATCCACTATTAACATGGAGTCTTACTGAAACTCAGCCTGTGAACAGCAACATGTGGTGTGTagttttaagctttttttttatgtccacaACTTCAGCTTTAACTCAACGATTTATCAACAGACCGTTcaaaggatgtgtttttttttttttttttttgtcaagttcACAAATTGTCTCCGGCAGTCTGCTGATAAACTAAAATATTTGGATTTGTTAAGCTGAACCTGAATAGTTTGGTAGTTCAGAACTGCTCCTCCATTTGTTCTCCCAGTTAAATggtgttcattcgagttttgattttattttccgTCTCAATAAAAACTATATTCAACACAGTTTTCTGAGTGTCttgtctccttttcttttttttttttaacggataaataaaatcaaaagcCAGAGAATGAAGGTTTTCCCTGATGAATCGCAGGCTGTCCAGATGATGGTAATCCTCCAGTGATGCTGGAGACCTcctcctctgttcaaagatGAGTACGACACAGCAGAGCCAGCTCCTCAGCAGCTTCACCTTCTTATCAAGGAGAAGGGATGCTCTTTTGAGCTCGGTAatgaataaagccaatttataacaggTGGAACGGCTTCGGGAACCAAGAAAAAGAAGTCCGGTTGCCCTTATTCCAGCTCTTAGGATCACATGGTCTCTCTAATGGCTTGAAAACCCATTTATGATCAGAGTTTTAAGTGATTCAATAAAAATCGAGCTCTTTTTATGCCGAGTGATGACTCAAAAATCACAAATAACTGCACATTTATGATCTTGCCAGCTCTCCAACTACATAAATGCTCATACGGTGCATTTTATTACCCAATTTATGATCACATCGGGGGCATTTGTGGAGCTAAATGTTTTGACAAAGGTCACGATGGACAGAACGATCTGGAGAATCAACACAGGACTTCTCTGACCCAATAAGCGACTCGTTCTTCCCCCCTGAGCTACAGCTGGGTTCAGATGAATAAATCAAGAAGTTTCTGTGACATCATTCTGGATAAAATGCAAAACAACTTGGTTTTAATGTCAGCAAAAGACAGTTTACATGTAAATAGGACCTGCTGTGACATTTGTTTGGATAAAACCATGAAGTTGAATGTTTaatgacaagaaaaaaatgaaataattacCAACACGCCAAGCTGCTGCCTCTCAGTCCCAAAATGTGAATCCCAGATTGGCATTTGTGTTCTTtagttttaaataaaatttGGCAAATTACCACAAACTGCTCAGTTTAAGAGTTAAAGTTGCAAAACAAAGAATCCGTGAACAGTTTTTAAGGTTTTAGAAACTTCTATGCAATCGAGTGAAATTAGTTGGGACTTAAAGCAAGAAAAGACGTACACTGAATgtgcatttattttattctgtttggaGCAAACTCATGAGGACATTATTTACATTACGGGGCACAAATCTGCTCTCAGAGATGGGATGGGGGGGGGGCCACATTAAAGAAGAGAGGTCAGGAGATTTCCTTCAGAAGCGTCCACATCACTCAGCAGAGCTTTTACCTCAGCTGAGTGAACTCCTGGATCTGTTGAAGGGAAAATCATCTCCTCTAGAATGATTAAAAAGTGCATCTTTAAACTCCTTTTTGGCATGAAAGCAGGTGAACTCATAATCACTCCTCATTTTCCACTTTTTAATCACTGAATTTACTCAAGTCTTCTCTCACAGTACAGTCTGAAATGCTTAACCGATCGGGTGGAGACGCTCTGGAAGCCTAAAGGAGATTTCAGCAAGTTTGTCGCGCAACaaaaagtggaaaaacaaaagagcagCCAAACAACGCTTCGGTGGTGGTGAAGTTGGCCCTGATGAACTCTGACAGACCCCGACACAGAAAACAGAGGGGGCAGAGACAGGCAGTGATGTCATGATAGAATCAGGCTTTATTACTGGAGTCTCTGAAAGTTAAAATCATTCAAACGTctggtctctttgatgttcagCTCCATGCATCCATCAGTCCGTCCCTTTGTCCCTTAGTCCGTCCTAACCTCTCCTCGCGTGCTCCCCCCTCAGTCTTCAAGGCCCAGTGTGTTGAGTTCCTCATCCAGCTCCTCCAAATCTTCTCCCGTGAACAGATTTTCATCCACTGgtatctcctcctcttcctcctcgtcttcatcttcatcctcccctcctccgtcctcctctgctcctgagAGTCCGTTGGCCTCTGCACCACCGCAGGCTCCGTTCGGCTGCTCCTCTGTAAGTATTTATTTGTTATTCTGTGCATCTGGTGTACTCTGGTTGTGTtattagctgtttttttttttaaagaaaacatacGAAATGGTAACAGAGTTGAGCCCAACTTTAGCTGAAACCTAAACCTGTTTTCTTACCGTTGTTTGCCTTTGTCTTCTCTTTCTGATTTCTAGAGGTGAACCGTTCCGTAGATGCTACGGTAATGCCTGTGTTGTCGACCTCTTGTGGAACGAAACGGGATAAGTCTATGTCCTGGACATCTGTGATATCAatctgaaaacaaaaagacagacGACAGgttcagacaacaaaaacatctTTGTTACATCCAGTTGTGGTGCGAGGtagagccctgcactcccgcgggacccaacgcaaagcagtgcggcgcgggacacattttgaaagctcattgcggGCGCGGGCGGGAGGGGGGCTGCCCAGTGCGGGAGCGGTGATGAGCTGCAGTCCCGCTAACTAAAAACGtgtttaatataaaagctataatgatctcctgctgctgaaaacaactgagaagaaataaagcctgactaaaagaagttcaaaagcgtgatccatctctccttttattcaggagatgcgcattgcacaacgacgagggacagggcaacctacttaaataataattggattacatgttacattttcaacattctgggtttagaaaaggtagggtaattaataacacatattgttttcattccacttgcatttaaatcaatgtaacgtgagctgtaggcttagatatttatgctcaaatccactcaaagtaggggcggggctccatcacgctgtgtttaaaatcatattaactaaaaatatacttttacttccaagaatggaaatgtgaggagtggcatataaaatatgtacaatgtattattcttaatattcacggtagattttggtaggtatgttgggtaggcttatagctgtaaagcctcagctgcttgtgccatctAATGCGCTCCTGCACTGTGTGCCCCACGTGAAGGATCGGGCAGTGGTGTGCGCAGAtaagatcatgtttctttcttcaagccaatgacaagaacttccgtgagaagtaacgcgaacgtctgaatcatgcgggaattgcgggcgggagcgggacaaaatatgacaggtgcgggcgggagcgggactaaaAATTCTGTCCTGCGCAGGCCTCTAGTGCGAGGcacatggttaggtttaggcatgaTGAGGCAGGATTCATGCAGATGTTATGGACTAACTCTTTACAGTGGGTAATGCTTATATCTGGAATCGTAGCCGCATTGCAATGCAGGAACAAGCGAGAAAAGATTCTGGAGCCCAAAGAGAGAAAATCGTTATGTGGACGCAGAAGGCACCCAGTAAGCCATCCTGTCCAGAGTGGAACGCACACGAGGTAGCGTTTCATGTTAGCATTTTAATGTAGCTACGTCAGAAGGCTTGTTAGGTGGGACTGATTCTAGTAAAGAACATATCCGATTAGTCAAGTAATGGATGGAAGCCCTACTTCTGGCCTCATATTTCCAAATGTGAAACTTTTCCAGGATATTTCAGGACCTGCCTGACGACTCTGGAATCACTTCTTAACCAAAATAACTGCCCTGCGACCCGATTTACATTCTGTACCAACCATGCAAACTGAGTCAGACTCAGGTTATTGAGCTGGGCCATCATGAGTCCacaccatggatgtattataagtGGATACGGCGCCGCCTCCCAGTGGCCACTCGTggtattgcaaaaaaaaataaatcccctGTGGCCCAAAAAGCATTAATCTCATAGAACGCAATAGTAAAAGAGACGCCTGTTAAACTGTTCACAGGACGCTTCCAGCTGTAACCGCTGTTATTTACTAATCTTTGTATTGTAGATGTTTAAGTCATGGACTTTTTATCCGTCAAAAAGTTTTCTAACGGccagaaaagccccagaaaaGTCTCTTTTTCCCAGCAAGACGTCACAGCTGTGTACGTGCACTGTGATGTGTATGTGCGTGCACGTCCTCATCGCCCCGGGGCATGATGGGAGGCCCCAAAGCATCATGGGTGGGGTGACTCTACTGCGCATGCTCAATGGGCCGCATAACGCGGAAGTAAACCCGGAAGTCAGAAACGTTTTCGGCTTATGCGCCAGGCGAGCAACTCCATTGAAATCAACGGCGGCCATCTTGCAGTCCGGTATCCagataatataatacatccatgatcCACACGTCATTAGTTCAACTAAATAAGCGCAAACTGTGGGTGGTTTTCATCTGCTCTGAAACAAACTCACCTCTTCCTCGACCTCCTCCTCTGATTCACTGGCATATCGAGTGTCATCAGCTTCATCGTCGTCGTCGTCGACCAGCTCTGGGCGGAACTCGAACACCTCGCGACCGCTCACCTACAGATAGATGAAACGTAACTGTGGATAATCCCGTTTTGGATAGACAGCACGAAGTGTGCGTCACACGTTAAAAGTTGAACTCACCACAAGCGATTTCCCAGCCTTAAAGTCGGccttcttcttctccatctcctccCTGGCTTTATCCACCTGTAAATAACAGCCGCCGCTCGGGTCATTTGATGCCGGAATAAAGGCCATGCGCTCGGGAGGCCTCGGTTACTTAAGGAAACTGTAGGCGACCTAAGATGAGAGATTTCTGGAGCTGCCCAGACAAACTGACAAACCTTCTCCTGCCTTTTCCTCTTCTTCCAAGCCAGGAAAGTCTCCAGTGTGATCCGAGTGACCTCTGCACCCAGAGCTGCGCGCTGCGGACAAAACACACAGACGTCAGCACACAAAGTGGTAAAGTGAGGCGGCTGTTGCCCCCCTCAGGCTCCATCCATCTGCATGTTTTCTGATTTCTCTAACTCCTGATATGGTGCTACCAGAGCTTTCTAATTCCCTGTGTGTTACTGACAGCACTGTGTATGGCATTAGAAACATCTTTACTGATATTATATTACACTTAAATGATATATACGTAGTTTACTTCTGTTTTACCAGAGCTTGTGAGAAAGTAAAAGGCAACATCTCCAGAAATGGTTTATATTTGCTTTGGAGAAGCAGGTTTTTGACATGAAGTCATTTCTGAGTCCAGATGCTGCTTTACTTTAACTCGTTATTTTTTAATGACGTCCTCGAAGACATCACAAACATCATCATTCATGTTGATTCTTACCTCGTTCTCTATCAGTTCCTCCAGCGAGATCTTCTCCTCCTCgctctcctccttcttcttgtcCTTTCTCAGCACGAAGCCCGGCGGCAGGGCGTGCCGGTACATGCAGTCGCCGCCCCCCCCCGGACACACCCAGAACCAGCCGTACTTATTATTCTCTATGGCAT
This window harbors:
- the zc3h15 gene encoding zinc finger CCCH domain-containing protein 15, producing the protein MPPKKPAPATGNKKTQEKKKEKIIEDKTFGLKNKKGAKQQKFIKNVTQQVKHGQQSARQTEADKTGKKIDKKKELDELNELFKPVVAAQKVSKGVDPKSVLCAFFKQGQCTKGDKCKFSHDLSMERKCEKRSLYVDERDEDLEKDTMDNWDEKKLEEVINKKHGEAEKKKAKTHIVCRYFLDAIENNKYGWFWVCPGGGGDCMYRHALPPGFVLRKDKKKEESEEEKISLEELIENERAALGAEVTRITLETFLAWKKRKRQEKVDKAREEMEKKKADFKAGKSLVVSGREVFEFRPELVDDDDDEADDTRYASESEEEVEEEIDITDVQDIDLSRFVPQEVDNTGITVASTERFTSRNQKEKTKANNEEQPNGACGGAEANGLSGAEEDGGGEDEDEDEEEEEEIPVDENLFTGEDLEELDEELNTLGLED